A region of Moorena producens PAL-8-15-08-1 DNA encodes the following proteins:
- a CDS encoding zinc ribbon domain-containing protein yields MPKKVGVTKKISTQIVPVVGMTESVELELLQTMKKLGIVRSESYNKLGSISHWGIDWKKAYPEVRSFRTPESLELPSKLMEWTVSDTAKAIAAQQAACIEAVIKKIYKRFSGKDNQKTRKEYATQLKTLAFLDNSLLHRLVRKEFQRGHSWVNNQIVYQQGGYRCKRLSRNTYQLELAGLKRGKRNKIVVRSNRKIKGQIRLIYNQLVKKFEIYFLVDHGTVEIPADRRAIGIDKGYTEAFYDSDGQAHGKSLGKLTTQKSDRICAKNRNRGKLWALHRKLEKIDPVKSARILQNNLTRKTENRRYRKNQSELTAIIGAASKSLFNGESLKVFAEDLTQPIQNKRQSKAMSRKLNSWMKGQMRDSLQKWANWTGSVVTEVQPSYTSQVDSRNGTLLGKRTGDNFTGFDGVVLQADYNAAKNVLARGTDKGITRYMNKTEVQAVLLRRTARFLKGMGLSLLDAVELGWLDCKHELCSGFQATPGRDARNAQIDKWEAQLRLPYNHFSLGQQ; encoded by the coding sequence ATGCCCAAGAAAGTAGGAGTGACCAAGAAAATATCAACTCAGATTGTTCCTGTAGTGGGGATGACTGAGTCGGTTGAGCTTGAGTTGCTACAGACAATGAAAAAATTAGGCATCGTCAGGTCTGAATCCTACAACAAGTTAGGTAGCATAAGTCATTGGGGGATTGACTGGAAGAAAGCCTATCCAGAGGTTAGGAGTTTTAGAACTCCTGAATCCTTGGAACTGCCCTCTAAGTTAATGGAGTGGACTGTTAGCGACACAGCAAAAGCGATTGCAGCTCAACAAGCTGCTTGTATTGAAGCAGTAATCAAAAAGATTTACAAAAGGTTTTCTGGAAAAGATAACCAAAAGACCAGAAAAGAATATGCCACGCAGCTAAAAACCTTAGCTTTTCTGGACAATTCACTCCTGCATAGGCTGGTCAGAAAGGAGTTCCAAAGGGGTCACTCTTGGGTCAATAATCAGATAGTTTATCAGCAAGGAGGGTATAGATGCAAAAGACTCTCCCGCAATACTTACCAACTAGAACTAGCTGGACTAAAAAGAGGAAAAAGGAACAAAATAGTTGTTAGGTCTAATCGGAAAATCAAAGGCCAGATTAGACTGATATACAACCAACTTGTGAAAAAATTTGAGATTTACTTCTTGGTAGACCATGGAACTGTAGAAATTCCTGCTGATCGCCGAGCCATTGGGATAGACAAGGGATACACTGAGGCTTTCTATGATTCAGATGGTCAAGCACACGGAAAAAGCTTGGGCAAATTGACAACCCAGAAATCCGACCGAATATGTGCCAAAAACCGCAACAGAGGAAAGCTTTGGGCGCTTCATAGAAAACTAGAAAAGATAGACCCAGTTAAGTCGGCTCGAATATTACAAAATAACTTAACTAGAAAAACAGAAAATCGCCGATACAGAAAGAATCAGTCAGAACTCACAGCTATAATAGGAGCCGCATCCAAGTCTCTGTTCAACGGAGAATCATTAAAAGTATTTGCAGAAGATTTAACACAACCAATCCAAAATAAACGTCAGTCCAAAGCCATGTCCCGCAAGCTTAATAGTTGGATGAAGGGTCAAATGCGGGACTCTTTACAGAAATGGGCTAATTGGACTGGGTCGGTTGTTACAGAAGTCCAGCCTAGTTACACGTCGCAAGTTGACTCCAGGAATGGAACCCTTCTCGGGAAAAGGACTGGGGACAATTTTACCGGATTTGATGGGGTCGTGTTGCAGGCTGACTATAATGCTGCCAAAAACGTCCTTGCTCGGGGTACAGACAAAGGGATTACTCGGTACATGAATAAAACCGAGGTGCAGGCAGTATTATTGCGCCGTACCGCGCGTTTCCTGAAAGGGATGGGACTGAGTCTACTTGATGCAGTTGAGCTTGGTTGGCTTGACTGTAAACATGAGCTTTGCTCGGGCTTTCAAGCAACTCCTGGTCGGGATGCCAGGAACGCCCAAATAGATAAGTGGGAGGCTCAACTCCGATTGCCGTATAACCACTTCTCACTTGGGCAACAATAA
- a CDS encoding GPW/gp25 family protein, with protein sequence MILDFIILCYTYCCCSLASPGERVNRPTLGCSLMQLVFSPNSEELSTAVQFLVQGSLQQWLGELIQVERVEVKSEDTKLRVTVQYVIRRNQQRQVTEFERGL encoded by the coding sequence ATAATTCTAGACTTTATTATACTTTGTTATACTTATTGCTGCTGTTCCCTAGCCTCCCCAGGAGAACGGGTCAACCGCCCGACCTTGGGCTGCAGTCTGATGCAGCTGGTCTTTTCTCCGAATAGTGAGGAACTCAGTACTGCGGTTCAGTTTCTGGTTCAAGGGTCGTTGCAGCAGTGGTTAGGGGAGTTAATTCAAGTTGAGAGGGTGGAAGTAAAGAGTGAAGATACTAAGTTGCGAGTCACAGTCCAGTATGTGATTCGGCGTAATCAACAGCGTCAGGTAACTGAGTTTGAGCGAGGGTTGTGA
- a CDS encoding IS607 family transposase gives MALVPIRKAVELTGLSRNTLRKYADNGTLKCERTPSGYRLFDTNSLLSLGKNKGSGQATICYCRVSSGKQFDDLARQIAYMHSLFPEAEIVKDIGSGLNYKRKGLRAILERLMRGDQLTIVVAYRDRLTRFGFELFEHLVSLNGGKILVLDNPESSPESELTADLLSIIHLFSCRVHGLRKYGQKIKEDSSVPKP, from the coding sequence ATGGCATTAGTACCAATCCGTAAGGCGGTCGAACTTACAGGACTCTCTAGAAACACTTTGAGGAAGTATGCAGACAATGGCACGCTCAAATGTGAGCGGACTCCAAGCGGATATCGCCTCTTTGACACAAACAGCCTCCTCAGTCTCGGAAAAAACAAAGGGAGTGGACAAGCTACAATCTGTTACTGCCGAGTCAGTAGTGGTAAACAATTTGACGACCTCGCCAGACAGATCGCCTACATGCACTCCCTCTTCCCGGAAGCGGAAATCGTCAAAGACATCGGTTCAGGACTCAACTACAAAAGAAAAGGTCTTCGAGCCATACTGGAACGACTTATGCGTGGCGATCAACTCACAATTGTTGTTGCCTATCGAGACAGACTCACCCGATTTGGGTTTGAACTTTTTGAGCACTTAGTCAGTCTCAACGGTGGAAAAATCCTGGTTCTCGACAACCCTGAAAGTTCTCCAGAATCAGAACTTACCGCAGATCTTCTCTCCATCATTCACCTCTTCTCTTGCCGGGTTCACGGACTCAGAAAATACGGCCAAAAAATCAAAGAAGATTCGAGTGTTCCTAAACCCTGA
- a CDS encoding helix-turn-helix domain-containing protein — protein MFLNPEQRAIVRHWFGVSRYVFNKTVKILENGEVKANWKAMKTGIINDLPEWCKTVPYQIKSIAIKDACPAVRVRSYRKDRVAFIVGRLCR, from the coding sequence GTGTTCCTAAACCCTGAACAGCGAGCAATTGTCCGCCACTGGTTTGGGGTATCCCGTTACGTTTTCAATAAGACCGTCAAAATACTCGAAAATGGCGAAGTTAAAGCAAATTGGAAAGCCATGAAAACTGGTATTATAAATGACCTTCCTGAATGGTGTAAGACAGTGCCTTATCAAATCAAATCTATAGCGATAAAGGATGCTTGTCCCGCTGTCAGGGTCAGAAGTTACCGCAAGGATAGGGTCGCCTTTATAGTTGGTAGGCTATGCAGATAA
- a CDS encoding bacteriocin — MSNIKINDLKPSGAELFDDPESFLDELTNDDLQQIMGGLRLALPPDAGFLQRLRYKIQGILLSPKTPVI; from the coding sequence ATGAGTAATATCAAGATTAATGACCTCAAACCCAGTGGTGCTGAATTATTTGATGACCCGGAAAGTTTTCTAGATGAATTGACTAATGATGACCTACAACAAATTATGGGTGGATTGAGGTTAGCCCTGCCCCCAGATGCAGGTTTTCTTCAGAGACTTAGATATAAAATTCAGGGAATACTATTGTCCCCTAAAACCCCAGTTATCTAA
- a CDS encoding Uma2 family endonuclease: MIPPDVIIELIYDSTANTDKTTKKVVYQDQVRVPEYFWYDPFNPEDFARFRWHNGVYQPLSEDEQGRLISERLGLALVRWQGVYKNNVDTTWLRWATLEGIVLPTAEEIAVQAEEEAAQAKQEATQAQQQATQAQQRAEQLAARLRAMGVDPDQV; the protein is encoded by the coding sequence GTGATACCACCTGATGTCATCATTGAGCTAATTTATGATAGTACAGCTAACACCGATAAAACTACTAAAAAAGTAGTCTATCAAGACCAAGTCAGAGTACCAGAATATTTTTGGTACGACCCGTTTAATCCAGAGGATTTTGCCAGATTTAGGTGGCACAATGGCGTGTATCAGCCTTTAAGTGAAGATGAACAAGGACGATTAATTAGCGAAAGATTAGGATTAGCCTTAGTCCGTTGGCAAGGGGTCTATAAAAATAATGTCGATACAACTTGGTTACGTTGGGCTACTTTAGAGGGAATTGTGCTACCTACTGCTGAAGAGATAGCAGTGCAAGCTGAAGAAGAAGCAGCTCAAGCTAAACAAGAAGCCACTCAAGCTCAACAACAAGCCACCCAAGCTCAACAACGAGCTGAGCAACTGGCTGCTCGCTTACGAGCTATGGGAGTGGATCCTGATCAAGTATGA
- a CDS encoding NAD(P)-binding domain-containing protein, with protein sequence MNKTAELDYLIVGAGPAGLQLGYFLKKNGINYLILEAGQKAGNFYEKFPRHRKLISINKVYTGYKEREAQLRYDWHSLLCDDDQMSFTNYSRRYFPDAGDYVKYLQDYGERFELNIKYEAKVAKISKTDRFTVVDEEGNSYVCGCLVMATGVSQPYIPEITGIELTENYYDFDINPDNFIDQRVLILGKSNSALETANSLVETARAIHLCSPESIKMAWNTHYVGHIRGVNNEFIDTYQLKGQNAILDAKVHKIEWKDGEYCVHIEFSHAQGQKAILAYDQVLVCTGFRFDASIFDQTCKPELTINNRFPALTSEWESINVKDLYFAGTIMQCRDFKKTMSGFVHGFRHNIQALSQILAQKYHAVPLPYDSIPVNPKSIVKAVIERVSLSAALFLQPGFLCDLLVILKSGATGYYYEDLPVDYVHDTDLGQHNHYYIITMEYGHFEGDSLKVDREPDPDKAYNDAYLHPVIRRFNGSTLVQEYHLPEHLDNDWRPDGYPGDRPLIQSLEYIGESDPTQAQKLYAQRLQAFFEQEIDKATGTGNSLELVVT encoded by the coding sequence ATGAACAAAACCGCCGAATTAGATTACTTGATTGTTGGTGCAGGTCCAGCAGGATTGCAACTGGGATACTTTCTGAAAAAAAATGGCATAAACTACCTCATCTTGGAGGCAGGACAAAAAGCCGGGAATTTTTATGAAAAATTTCCTCGACATCGCAAGTTAATCTCAATTAACAAGGTCTATACTGGCTACAAGGAACGAGAGGCGCAGCTTAGATATGACTGGCATTCCTTGCTGTGTGATGATGATCAGATGTCTTTCACTAATTACAGTCGCCGTTATTTCCCCGATGCGGGAGATTATGTTAAGTATCTACAAGATTATGGCGAGCGCTTTGAGCTTAATATTAAATATGAAGCGAAGGTTGCGAAAATTAGTAAAACAGATCGGTTCACAGTGGTAGATGAAGAAGGAAACAGTTATGTCTGTGGTTGTTTGGTGATGGCAACGGGGGTTTCCCAACCCTATATTCCAGAGATTACAGGAATCGAACTCACCGAAAACTATTATGATTTCGACATTAATCCTGACAACTTTATTGATCAACGGGTGTTGATTTTAGGTAAATCAAATTCTGCCTTAGAAACTGCTAATTCTTTGGTAGAAACTGCTCGGGCCATTCATTTATGCAGTCCTGAATCTATCAAAATGGCGTGGAATACCCACTATGTTGGCCATATACGGGGGGTCAACAATGAGTTTATTGACACTTACCAGTTGAAAGGTCAAAACGCCATCTTAGATGCCAAGGTTCATAAGATAGAATGGAAAGACGGAGAGTATTGTGTTCACATTGAATTTTCTCATGCCCAAGGCCAGAAAGCCATTTTAGCCTATGATCAAGTTCTGGTTTGTACGGGGTTCCGTTTCGACGCTTCTATATTTGATCAGACATGCAAGCCAGAACTAACCATTAATAATCGGTTTCCAGCTCTGACCAGCGAATGGGAATCCATTAATGTAAAGGATTTATATTTTGCAGGCACGATTATGCAGTGTCGGGATTTTAAGAAAACCATGTCCGGTTTCGTCCATGGATTTCGCCACAATATCCAAGCTCTAAGTCAGATTCTCGCTCAGAAATATCATGCAGTGCCTTTGCCCTATGATTCGATTCCAGTGAATCCAAAAAGCATTGTCAAAGCAGTGATTGAAAGGGTGAGTTTAAGTGCTGCCCTCTTTCTTCAACCGGGTTTTCTCTGCGATTTACTGGTTATTCTTAAATCTGGTGCCACAGGGTATTACTACGAAGATCTGCCAGTAGACTATGTCCATGACACTGATTTGGGTCAGCACAATCACTACTACATAATTACTATGGAGTACGGACATTTTGAAGGTGATTCGCTGAAGGTAGACCGGGAACCTGATCCAGACAAGGCTTATAACGATGCTTATCTCCATCCAGTGATTCGACGCTTTAATGGCTCAACCCTGGTACAGGAATATCATCTACCTGAACATTTGGATAACGATTGGCGACCGGATGGGTATCCGGGGGATCGGCCTCTGATTCAATCTTTGGAATACATCGGTGAATCCGATCCGACTCAGGCTCAGAAGCTCTATGCCCAGAGATTACAGGCGTTCTTTGAGCAGGAAATCGACAAAGCAACAGGAACAGGGAATTCCCTCGAACTGGTTGTTACCTAA
- a CDS encoding EF-hand domain-containing protein, giving the protein MLSELQKQRLPRLFAMYDADNNGFIESADFDQFLKSYSQFRSWAPGSPQYDSIQSKLTSRWNTMQKFADTNGDNKISLDEWLVYMDNILNDPEAYEAQLHGIAALAFSVFDVDGNEQLDLEEYKQYFRVHNLDENSAKEVFKRLNLNDDDYISKEKHMELIDQFFRSDDSESPGNLLFIKAI; this is encoded by the coding sequence ATGTTAAGTGAATTACAGAAGCAAAGATTACCAAGATTGTTTGCAATGTATGACGCAGACAATAACGGTTTCATTGAGTCAGCCGATTTTGACCAGTTTCTAAAAAGCTACTCGCAGTTTCGCAGTTGGGCACCGGGCTCACCCCAGTACGATTCCATTCAATCGAAGTTAACGTCTCGTTGGAATACTATGCAAAAGTTTGCAGACACTAATGGTGACAACAAAATCTCTTTGGATGAATGGCTGGTATATATGGACAATATACTCAATGACCCAGAAGCTTATGAGGCGCAACTACATGGCATTGCAGCTTTGGCCTTTAGCGTATTTGATGTTGATGGGAACGAGCAACTTGATTTAGAGGAATACAAACAGTATTTTCGAGTCCATAACCTTGATGAAAATTCTGCTAAGGAGGTATTCAAACGGCTAAATTTAAACGATGATGACTACATTTCTAAAGAAAAACATATGGAGCTGATCGATCAGTTCTTCCGTAGTGATGATTCAGAATCACCTGGTAATTTGCTCTTTATTAAAGCAATATAA
- a CDS encoding GMC family oxidoreductase, producing MTQYDYVLIGAGSAGSVVANRLTENPETTVLLLEAGSPDTKPEIQVPMAWLKLLGSEVDWAYFTEEEPYLNRRKLFHPRGKVLGGSSSINGMVYIRGNAQDYDRWEALGNRGWSYQDVLPYFKKSENQQRGASEFHGVSGPLDITDPLAPSTVSKCFVEAAISKGYGYNPDFNGKQQEGAGLYQLTVKDGKRQSTAVAFLDPIMSRPNLTIKTGALVTRILFEGRRAVGVAYVENGTEHHVKVNQEVIVSAGAFDSPKLLMLSGIGPAEHLRGLGIPVVLDLPGVGQNLHDHPLVFVGYQATQELPISPTSNIGEAGLFLHTQSNVEVAPNLQFIYTLLIPNNPDFAYKGPGFSIKVINNHPQSRGSVRLSTPSPNEAPLIRVNYLQDESDLKLLVEGIKIARQLAHFEGFDQFRGKEVAPSAEVSSDEAIQAYIRQICAPTYHPVGTCKMGTDPMAVVDSQLRVHGIDGLRVVDASIMPVITTGNTNAPTIMIAEKAADLIKTLKN from the coding sequence ATGACTCAATACGATTATGTGTTGATTGGTGCCGGATCAGCGGGTAGTGTCGTCGCTAACCGTCTTACAGAAAACCCTGAAACGACAGTATTGCTACTCGAAGCAGGTAGTCCCGATACCAAACCAGAAATCCAGGTTCCCATGGCATGGCTTAAACTACTAGGCTCCGAGGTGGACTGGGCATACTTCACCGAAGAAGAACCATACTTGAACAGGCGCAAACTCTTTCATCCACGAGGCAAAGTCTTGGGTGGCAGCAGTTCGATCAATGGCATGGTTTACATTCGAGGTAATGCCCAGGATTATGACCGCTGGGAAGCCTTAGGCAATCGGGGTTGGAGTTACCAGGATGTTTTACCCTACTTCAAGAAATCGGAGAATCAGCAGCGGGGAGCTTCGGAGTTTCACGGAGTATCAGGACCACTTGATATCACCGATCCACTTGCTCCGAGCACAGTGTCGAAATGCTTTGTCGAAGCCGCCATCTCAAAAGGCTATGGGTACAATCCCGATTTCAATGGTAAGCAGCAGGAGGGCGCAGGACTTTACCAACTGACCGTGAAAGATGGCAAACGTCAAAGTACAGCAGTGGCGTTCTTGGATCCGATTATGTCTCGCCCCAATTTAACCATTAAAACAGGAGCATTGGTTACTCGTATACTGTTTGAGGGAAGGCGTGCAGTTGGGGTCGCCTATGTTGAAAATGGGACAGAGCATCACGTTAAGGTCAACCAAGAAGTGATTGTCAGTGCTGGAGCGTTCGATTCCCCCAAGCTATTGATGCTTTCTGGGATTGGTCCAGCAGAACACCTACGGGGGTTAGGCATTCCTGTGGTGCTCGATCTACCGGGTGTAGGTCAGAACCTCCACGATCACCCCCTTGTCTTTGTAGGCTACCAAGCCACTCAGGAACTGCCCATTTCACCAACTAGCAATATTGGGGAAGCTGGATTGTTCCTGCATACTCAGAGCAATGTAGAGGTTGCACCCAACCTACAGTTTATCTATACTTTGCTCATACCTAACAATCCTGACTTTGCCTACAAAGGTCCAGGATTTAGTATTAAAGTCATCAACAACCACCCTCAGAGTCGCGGCAGTGTCAGGTTGAGTACGCCCTCCCCCAATGAAGCACCGCTGATCCGGGTGAACTATCTCCAGGATGAATCCGATCTGAAACTGTTAGTTGAAGGCATTAAAATTGCCCGTCAGCTTGCCCATTTCGAGGGATTTGATCAGTTTCGAGGTAAGGAAGTCGCCCCAAGTGCCGAGGTATCTAGCGACGAAGCAATTCAAGCCTACATCCGACAAATCTGCGCTCCGACATACCACCCCGTCGGCACGTGCAAAATGGGGACTGACCCGATGGCAGTTGTTGACTCCCAACTCAGGGTACATGGAATTGATGGATTGCGAGTCGTAGATGCCTCGATTATGCCAGTCATCACCACGGGAAACACGAATGCGCCGACGATTATGATTGCCGAAAAAGCAGCGGATTTGATTAAGACTTTGAAGAATTAG
- a CDS encoding SGNH/GDSL hydrolase family protein, with amino-acid sequence MIKRFLTKDMLDFDAPDQVKEVIQPQGRPPETDPTLGIRPELSIEVNQKPGTPRHRLVTIGDSLSHGVQSGAIFNTDLSYPMMIAQEMGWKEHLRRPSQYGKFGGLPLNMEYVVRHLERQFGDQINWWELGSALFSIREFMDDIEDYWERGPGWQGGVGSTVAMEKGINHNLAIYGWNLKDIISKDADTLRKEIQAPTDHLLRQIVEKASEHAGLRVLDSARDSQGKALTPVQAAVALGQEGSLENGEGDGIETLMIMIGANNAMGTIAQLQVRWSCDRDLNSPQSNQRPTIWSPEDFKAELDQVVEQVKQIQARHVILATVPHVTITPIGRGVGNKIATGSRYFAYYTRPWISDKNFDPNHDPHITGQQARAIDSVIDQYNEYIADAVRQARKEGRDWYLFELGGLLDSVAYRRYIEDTDAKPDWWTPYQLAPELEALSPVLDTRFFRSDATGRTSGGFFSLDGIHPTTIGYGIVAQELITMMQQKAGVKFYRKDGRTERHDPVKINFQRLIALDTLIYDPPKSLSSSLKWLDWLDQNLQIF; translated from the coding sequence ATGATCAAACGCTTTCTTACCAAAGACATGCTCGACTTTGACGCCCCAGATCAGGTCAAAGAAGTTATCCAACCTCAAGGGCGTCCACCGGAAACAGACCCTACTCTGGGTATCCGTCCGGAATTAAGTATTGAAGTCAACCAAAAGCCAGGCACTCCCCGACATCGACTGGTCACTATTGGTGATTCCCTAAGCCATGGCGTCCAGAGTGGAGCAATTTTTAACACTGACCTGTCCTATCCCATGATGATTGCTCAAGAAATGGGTTGGAAAGAACACCTGCGTCGTCCCAGCCAATATGGTAAATTTGGTGGATTACCCCTGAATATGGAGTATGTAGTTAGGCACTTAGAGCGACAGTTTGGTGACCAGATAAACTGGTGGGAATTAGGGTCGGCATTGTTTTCAATCCGCGAATTTATGGACGACATAGAAGATTATTGGGAACGGGGTCCTGGTTGGCAAGGGGGCGTTGGTTCTACTGTTGCTATGGAAAAAGGAATTAACCACAACCTCGCTATTTATGGGTGGAATCTCAAAGACATTATCTCTAAAGACGCAGATACCCTCAGAAAAGAAATCCAGGCACCAACGGATCATCTATTGCGGCAAATCGTTGAGAAGGCCAGCGAACATGCTGGATTGAGGGTTTTGGACTCCGCACGGGATTCACAGGGTAAAGCACTTACCCCAGTCCAAGCTGCCGTGGCACTAGGGCAAGAAGGAAGTTTAGAAAACGGTGAGGGAGATGGTATTGAAACCCTGATGATCATGATTGGGGCGAATAATGCCATGGGCACCATTGCTCAATTGCAGGTCAGATGGAGTTGCGATCGCGATTTAAATTCACCACAGTCCAATCAGCGACCTACGATCTGGTCTCCGGAAGATTTCAAAGCGGAATTGGATCAAGTAGTTGAGCAAGTCAAGCAAATCCAAGCTCGCCATGTGATTTTGGCTACAGTTCCCCATGTCACCATTACGCCCATTGGTCGTGGAGTAGGAAATAAGATCGCTACTGGCTCGCGATACTTCGCCTACTACACCCGTCCTTGGATTAGCGACAAAAATTTCGACCCCAACCATGACCCGCACATTACCGGACAACAAGCCCGAGCAATTGATAGCGTCATTGATCAGTACAATGAATATATTGCTGATGCTGTACGTCAGGCTCGAAAAGAAGGTCGAGATTGGTATTTATTTGAATTAGGAGGATTACTGGATTCCGTAGCTTATCGACGTTATATTGAAGACACCGACGCCAAACCAGATTGGTGGACTCCCTATCAGCTGGCACCGGAACTCGAAGCGCTTTCACCAGTACTAGATACTCGCTTTTTTAGATCCGATGCCACCGGTCGCACCAGCGGTGGTTTCTTCTCCCTAGATGGCATTCATCCCACTACCATTGGCTATGGTATTGTTGCTCAAGAATTGATCACTATGATGCAGCAAAAAGCTGGTGTCAAGTTTTATCGCAAAGACGGTCGCACAGAGCGTCATGATCCAGTCAAGATCAATTTCCAGCGCCTGATTGCTCTAGATACCCTGATTTACGACCCACCGAAATCTTTATCCAGTAGTCTGAAATGGCTCGATTGGCTCGATCAGAACTTGCAGATTTTCTAG
- a CDS encoding IS701 family transposase, protein MDVELQILKHSARDAQPTVSVIDQYCEAYKDLFSEVRSYECFKYLHLGIISPIKRKSLPEIAKVVGIKSAQSLHHFLANSPWSATELKSRRLSRMLKALNSEKITVIIDETGDRKKGKKTDYVARQYLGSIGKVDNGIVSVNAYGVYQNITFPLVGKIFKPRGTLKWEDKYKTKIELASEILEELVEEGLNIERVLADSLYGESSQFIRTLEKTKLSYVVAIRSNHGVWMPSEQRVRANKWCKFTRTFSNQKSETRYIREIVYGKKRAITYWEITTDPKTMPENGTSFVMTNLKGNLKKILGDLYGLRTWVEYAFRQCKQELGWTDYRFTKFKDIEKWWEIIFCVYTMISLNSPAFLSLNKSTEVANKVKDADDIQVSNHQQWNHKGGWKNVLNNFRLLIQPIMMLWIIFPWLDILPNSKLLLGLNQLISEINQYQFFFNSG, encoded by the coding sequence ATGGATGTAGAGTTACAGATTCTCAAACATAGTGCCAGAGATGCACAACCAACAGTTTCGGTTATTGATCAATATTGTGAGGCTTATAAAGACCTGTTTTCAGAAGTAAGAAGTTATGAATGTTTCAAATATTTACATTTAGGAATAATCTCACCGATAAAGAGAAAGTCGCTACCAGAAATAGCTAAGGTAGTAGGCATAAAATCTGCTCAGTCACTCCATCATTTTTTAGCCAATTCTCCTTGGTCAGCGACTGAATTAAAATCCCGAAGATTAAGTCGGATGCTCAAAGCATTAAACTCGGAAAAAATCACGGTAATAATTGATGAAACCGGGGATAGAAAGAAAGGGAAAAAAACGGACTATGTAGCAAGGCAATATCTAGGAAGTATCGGAAAAGTAGATAATGGAATAGTGTCAGTTAATGCTTACGGGGTGTATCAAAATATAACATTTCCATTGGTAGGCAAAATCTTCAAACCAAGAGGAACATTAAAATGGGAAGATAAGTACAAAACTAAAATAGAGTTAGCCTCAGAAATCCTAGAAGAATTAGTAGAAGAAGGATTAAATATAGAACGAGTATTAGCGGATAGTCTGTATGGTGAAAGTAGCCAGTTTATTAGAACATTAGAGAAAACTAAATTGTCTTATGTAGTAGCAATTAGGAGTAATCATGGAGTCTGGATGCCAAGTGAACAGAGGGTTAGAGCGAATAAGTGGTGTAAATTTACCAGAACATTTAGTAATCAAAAATCCGAAACTAGATACATTAGAGAAATAGTATATGGAAAAAAGAGAGCCATAACTTACTGGGAAATAACCACAGACCCAAAAACTATGCCAGAGAATGGAACATCTTTTGTGATGACTAATTTGAAAGGTAATCTCAAGAAAATCTTGGGAGATTTGTATGGATTAAGAACATGGGTAGAGTATGCTTTTCGTCAGTGTAAACAAGAATTAGGATGGACAGATTACCGTTTTACTAAGTTTAAGGATATCGAAAAATGGTGGGAAATAATTTTTTGTGTGTACACCATGATTAGTTTAAATTCTCCAGCTTTTTTATCTTTAAATAAATCGACAGAAGTAGCCAATAAGGTGAAAGATGCTGATGATATCCAGGTGAGTAATCATCAACAATGGAATCATAAAGGTGGATGGAAGAATGTGTTAAACAATTTTCGTTTACTGATTCAACCAATTATGATGTTATGGATTATTTTTCCCTGGTTAGATATTTTGCCTAATAGTAAATTATTGCTGGGATTGAATCAGCTAATTAGTGAAATTAATCAATATCAATTCTTTTTTAATTCTGGATAA
- a CDS encoding XisI protein gives MDKLAQYPKIIKQILNDYIELCQKRSQEAIENFLIADEANGHYIWMNLGWQNGEIITGMTVYVRLREGKFWIEEDWTEEGIATDLVRVGVPKEDIVLAFHEPKMRQYTDFAVA, from the coding sequence ATGGATAAATTAGCCCAATACCCCAAAATTATTAAACAAATATTAAATGACTATATCGAATTATGTCAAAAACGTTCTCAGGAGGCGATTGAGAATTTTCTGATTGCGGATGAAGCAAATGGTCACTATATTTGGATGAATTTAGGATGGCAAAATGGAGAAATAATTACGGGAATGACCGTTTATGTGCGTCTTCGAGAAGGGAAATTTTGGATTGAGGAAGACTGGACAGAAGAAGGAATTGCTACCGACCTTGTCCGTGTTGGAGTTCCCAAAGAGGATATTGTCTTAGCATTTCATGAGCCAAAAATGCGACAATACACAGATTTTGCTGTTGCTTAG
- a CDS encoding type II toxin-antitoxin system HicB family antitoxin translates to MLKGCHSQGDSFEEGIENITEAIELYIESLKADNQAI, encoded by the coding sequence ATCCTAAAAGGTTGTCATTCTCAAGGGGATTCTTTTGAAGAGGGAATCGAGAATATTACAGAAGCTATTGAGTTATATATTGAAAGTTTAAAGGCTGATAATCAGGCAATCTAG